The genomic window CACCGGGATAAAGAGTATAAACTGGCGGATGAGTGACAGCCAGAGGGCCATGCCCCCCATTGACAGGCCCTGAAATGCGGTAATAAAAAGTATGGATGGCCCGATAAAGGTAAGGGCTGAGAGCATTATCCTCATGCCAGGTATTGTTACCTTAAGCACTTCAGGGTCTTTCATGAAGATGGCAAGGATCTCCGGTGTCCAGATCTCAATTATTATGGTGAAGATGATAAGGAGCATTGCCGTGCCCACTGATGAAAGCCTTATGGCCTTCCAGAGCCTTGCCTCTTTTCCTGCGCCCATATTGTATCCCACCACTGGAAGCAGCGCATTTGCAACACCCATGATTGGCATAAAGGCGAGATCAGACAGCCGCATTGCAAGGCCGACAGCCGCAATAGGCGCTGAACCATATGCGGATACCACCTTGTTAAAAAGTATAAATGCCAGGCTTTCTGTAAGCTGCTGAATGGAGGCAGGGGCGCCCACATGATATATCCGGTTCAGGATGATCCACCTTGGCACAAGGCTCAACGCGCTTATCCTGAATGCTGTCCTCTTTGCAAAGATAAAATATAGACCTATCGCCATTCCCGAGCACTGTGCAATGACAGTGGCAAGGGCCGCCCCCTTGATCCCCATTTCCGGGAAAGGGCCTATACCTATGATCAGAAACGGGTCAAGGAGTATGTTTATTACACTTGCAGTTATCATGATTACAGTGGGTTTTACTGTGTCTCCTGACCCGCGGATAAGGCCGCCAACCAGAAATATAAAGACATTGGCAGGCGCCCCGAATGCGGTAATAACCAGGTATATCCTCCCCATATCCATGATATTATCTGTGGCCCCGAGAAGGCGGAGTATTGTATCAGGCATAAACAGAGGCGGTATCAGAAATAAAAGGCCCCATACAACACTTAAGAAAAAGATCTGCCCGGCGGCAAGGTTTACGCCATTAATATTCTTTTCACCAAAATATCTGGACACAAGGGCGCCTATGCCTGTGCCTGTGCCCATACCCACAGCCATTGCAAGTATCTGGTATGGGAAGACGATCGTTAATGCGGCAATAGCCTCATGGCCGAGCCTTGCCACCCAGAATGTATCTACTATATTATAGAGGCTCCCGGCAATGGTAGCGGCTATACCCGGAAGACTGAGTCGTATAAGAAGAGGGCCTAAAGGGGCTGTCCCGAGCCGTTCGGTATATTTTTCCATATGGCAAATCCGAAAATAAAAGTTTCAAAAGCGAACGGTCACGATCGCCAACTTTAAAAATATTGTCAACCATAAAATAGCTGATAACATGGAGAAACAATTACTTTGACACCCTTAACCCGGATTCGTATACTTCTTCAATACTGATAAGGAGGAAAAAATGAACAGAAGATTTGTATTACACTATTCTCTTTTAATATTTTTTCTAATGGCAGTAACAGGCATTGCCATGATACCAGGTTTTTGCAGTGCAGCTTCCTCAAAGGAGCCGCTGATCACCGTCATGAACCCCGCCATTACAGAGAAACCCGCCGCCAGGGTAAACATTGCGCCAAGACTCACAACGCTTGACGGGAAGACCATTTATCTTGTTGATGTCAACTACGAGGGTATCTCAGGCACCCCTGTAATGGGAGAGATACAGCGATGGTTTGCCAAGAACATGCCAAAGGTAAAGACAGTGCTCAAGGTAAAGAGCGGTAATTATGCAACCGATGACCCTGCATTATGGAAAGAGATAAAGGATAACAAGGGGGATGGTGTGATACTCGGCGTGGCCGGGTGATGGGGCTGCATAGCGGCCGTGAGCCGTTTCTGCGGAAGCATAGAAAAAGAGTATGGACTTCCCACCGTGGCGCTTTCAAATGAAAATATCGTATCATTCGGGATTGATGGCCATGCAAAATACAGCACAGGCATGCCCCTGCGTTTTGTAGGCATGCCCTATCCCTTTACTGGTTTAAGCGAGGAAAAGCTTAAGAACTACCTCAATGGAACAGATAATGTAACAGGCAAACCCCTGATGCAGGCCATTATTGATGCACTCACGCTTCCCATAAAGGAGTCCGAATGGCCGGGTGAGCCAGCCCCTGAACCGAGGCTTTTAAAGCCCGACACAGAGGATAACCTCCAGCGCCTTTTCAAGGATAAGGGGTGGACAGATTACAACCCTGTGATCCTCCCCACAGAAGAAAAGGTAAAGAGGATGCTTGAAGGCACAAGCCATGCCCCTGATGAACTTGTCAAAAAAGAGGCAGGCACATTTGGGACCCAGAGGCCGTTTACAGTAGAAAAGATCGCCATAATCGCAGTTATGGCCGGTGCAAAACCAGAATACTTTCCTGTAATACTTGCCCTTTCAAGCCAGGTGCCATACATGGACTCAACCACATCAAGCTCCCGCATGGTGCTCATAAACGGCCCCATACGTGAAGAGATAGGGGTGAACTCAGGCATAGGGGCGCTCGGCCCAAATGCAGAGGCCAACTCTGTTATTGGCCGCTCAATGGTGCTTATACACAAGATCATCCAGGGGTACAAGGAGGGTGTAAGCGGATTTTCTTCTTTGAGTAACCCCATACTCTACAATAATCTGACCATTGCGGAAAATGAGGAAAACCTGCCCGAGGGGTGGAAGCCCTTCCATGTACAGAAGGGGTTCAAGCCTGAACAGAGCACCCTTACTGTATTCTTTGGCTGGAACTTTGTAAACTGCTCGGGTTCAGTGGTGGAGCATTATGCGCCCCAGCTTATGATGAGGGATTTTACGAGGGTCCTTGCTGCAACCTCAGGTGCAACGCTTATTATGGACCCCTCTGTTGCAAATCTTTTAATGGAGACGCAGGGGTTTAAGACGAAAGAGGCATTCCACGAATGGCTCGCCAAAAATGCCGAGATGCCTGCAAGGCAGTACTGGGCAAACTCCATTGTCTCTGGCATGCAGGGGCCCACAGGGGCAAAGGATTATAAAGATATCCCTGAAGAGAGGATGGTCAACCATATGAGTAACCCGAAGATGATAAACACGGTTGTTGTTGGAGGTAAGACAGCCAGTGTCTGGTTTATATCAGACTTTATGGCAGGTATGCCTGTCTCTATTGATGCATGGAGGTAAATAGAATGGCTGCACAAGTGAAGGGTGGCTATACAGGTAAAATACTTAAGGTGAACCTTACAGATAACTCCTTTACCCATATCCCCACTGAAAAATATGAGGAGTATGGTGGAGGGCATGGCATGGGCTCTGCCATATTCTTTGACCTGGTGGGCGATCAGCTCCCATTTGAGGCATTTGATCCGAGGAACCTGATCATAATCATGGGCCACCCGTTTGCAGGCACCTTTATGCCGGGTTCCGGCAGGAGCGAGGTGCAGGGGCTTGCGCCCATGCTCTACCCTGTTGAATGGTTCGGCCACAGCAGCTTTGGGGGCAGGTTTACCAGCCAGCTTAAATTCGCCGGGTGGGACGGCATTGTTGTTGAAGGGGCGTCAGACAAACCTGTGTGGATCAATATTGTAAACGATAAGGTCACCATCGAAAACGCTGACGGGATATGGGGCATGGACACATGGGATACACAGGAGGAGATTTCAAGGCGTGTAAACCCCTCCCTTAAATTCGGTGAATGGGCGGATTACAGTGACAGCTTCTCCACCCAGATACCCGCGGTTGTCTGCTGCGGGCTTGCAGGAGAAAACAAAAGCCGCATGGCAGCGCTGCTCCACGGCCCCGGCTCACAGGCCGCCCTGGGCGGTTATGGCGGGGTATTCGGTTCAAAGAATCTAAAGGCCATAAGTGCAATAGGGACAGGCAGCGCACCTGTTGCTGACCCTCATGCATTTATGGAGACCCGCCTCTGGTACAACCGGTTTCAGTTTAATGTGGATAACCCCAGAAGAAAGGATATGATGGGCGGGTTCTACTTCTGGATCAACGGCTCACCTGCCGGTGCAAGTGTATCCAATAATCCCTTTTTCATGTCTGATAACACCCCTATTGTGCCGGCAAGGGCAGCAGCATGCGCATCATGCCCAAGGGGCTGTCGCCAGCGGCTCGCGAGCGGTGATAATAATGAATCGGTCTGCGCTGGCGCTGCCTCTGTATTCCTCGATAATGCCACACGCAAGATGAACCGCCAGGGTAATGACATGATGCAGAAATACGGGCTGAGCCACTGGCATTTCATGGCTACAACCCAGTATGTTAAACATCTCTATACAACGGGCATCCTTGGAAAAGGAAAACGTATCGAATGTGACCTCCCGATAGACAAGGCTGGAACATTAGGCTTTATGGATATGTTCATGAGGCAGATAGCCACAGGCGAGGGCATTGGTAAGGAGCTGTCACAGGGGCTCGCCAGGGCAGCTAAAAGCTGGGGCACCTATGATGAAGACTTTAACAATGGTAAACTCCAGCTCGCCTACTGGGGCACCTCCATGCACTATGACCCGAGGGTTGAGGCAGAGTGGGGTTATGGCTCACTCATGGGAGAACGTGACCTCATGCTCCACGGTATGGCAAACTATCCCCTGCACTGGATGCCGGAATCTTTCCGCATGGAGGGTAAGGAACCATACCTCACGGCTGAACAGGCGGTGCAGCTTACAGCGGACGCAATGATCCCATACAAGGGTGATGTGTTCATGCTTGACTACAGTGACGGCCCCACAGGCATCTATTCAGAGCACAAGGTAAAGCAGGTGGCATGGGTAAAGCACTATGAAAAATTCTGGCTTGGCTCAAACGGCTTTTGCGGCTGGGTATGGCCCATGTGCTTTACAAATAACTCCGCAGATAACAGGGGCGCAACACCAGAGGCAGAACCAAAGTTCTTTAATGCGGTAACAGGTAAAAACATTACATTTGCTGATGGCATGGAACTTGGTCATAAGATATTTACCCTGGACAGGGCAATATGGACACTTCAGGGCAGACACAGAAACATGGAGGTGTTCCCGGATTACCTTCATGAACAGGGCTCTCCCGGCGCGCTCTTACCCATGTATGACAGCAAGACAAAAAAGTGGGAATACGCAGATGGCAAGGGACGCAAGCTTGACCGCAAAAGGTTTGAAGAGTGGAAGACAAAGTTTTATGAGTTTGAGGGATATAACAAGGAGACCGGCTGGCCAACAAAAAAGACACTTGAAGACATGGGGCTGAAAAGAGTGGCTGATGTGATGAAGAGTAAAGACCGACTGGGATGATGCTCTAAGAACAATCGCGAGTTGTATCTGAAAACCTGTTCTCTTATTGGCAATAGGAGTACAGGGATATCCATGGTATCATTAGTAAAAAGGTTTCAGGTAGCGTTACCCTCTGCAAGTGAATCGGTAAAAAAGGGCACATGATTGTGGGAAAAAGGCTTTAACCTTTTAAACCTTAGAAATCCCATAACATAAGGATAATCCCCTTTTCCACATTTTCATAAGTACTAATTTATTTCTGGTTTTTGTGTTTTGCTAAGTTGTTTCGGAACAACAGTCTCGATTTACGTTTTACAAGGCATGGGACAAGGCATATAATCTACGAATGGAAAAAAAGGAGTAAGAGTCAAGACCAGGATTGACCTCTCACCATTGAAAGAAATTGAAAGCAAAATAAGCGACCACCACTGAATACGTTAAGGAGCATATCGAATGGCAAATGAACTTCAATCTTTATCAGTACTTTTTCAAAATAGATTATTCCGTATACCTGACTATCAACGTGGTTATGCTTGGAAGCACGAGCAACTTGCGGATTTTTGGGAAGACCTGTTGAATCTCCACGAGGATAGATATCATTATACCGGTCTGCTTTCTCTTAAGACCGCCATCCGCAAAGAAACGCACTTATGGCATGAGGATGAGTGGTTGCTTGATATTGGGTATAAACCGTTCCATGTTGTAGATGGGCAACAACGTTTGACTACGTTTTCTATACTTATGTATGAAATAACCGCCTTTGTTAAAAGTCTTTCTGATAACAAAGACAAGCTAGATGAAGAGATATTCCTTGGGTACGAATCACTTAAGGACATTAAGGCGAAATATGTTCTTCGCAAGCGTCCTCCCCAGAATATTGTAACAACGTATTTGTTCGGATACGAAACTGATAACCCAAGTTCTGACTATTTAAAACACAAGGTTTTTGAAGAGCCTTTCGGTGGAACTGTTTTTGAGACGTATTATACAAAAAATCTGAAATACGCTAAGAATTTTTTTGGGGAGAATCTACGTGCAATGTATGATACCGACGGGATAGCGGGTATTGAATCACTATACAAGAAACTAACTCTACGCCTTATGTTCAATCTACATGAAATAGAAGATGATTATGATGTTTTCGTTGCTTTCGAGACAATGAACAATCGAGGAAAGAAGCTGACAAATCTTGAGCTGCTGAAGAACCGCCTTATCTACCTCACAACACTTTTCGATGACTGGCAACTTGATTCAAAAGACAAGGATCAATTACGCAAAAACATCAATGATGCATGGAAAGAGGTATATTATCAGCTTGGACGTAATCAGAACGCCCCGCTTTCCGACGATGAGTTTCTGCGTGCTCATTGGATTACTTACTTCCGTTACTCTCGTAAAGGTGGAGATGATTACATACGGTTCTTGCTTGGGAAGTTCTCCGCTAAGAATGTCTTTGAGAAACACGCTCCAGTACAGGAAAACGACGATACTGTCCTTATGTCGGATATAGAAGCTGGTGAGGACGATGAAACACCGGAGGTTCAGACTGAAGCGGAAATCCAGTTGGTCAGCAAGCTCACGCCAAAGGAAATCAGCGACTATGTCAACAGCCTGAAATTGCTGGCTGAATCTTGGTATTATAGCTTCTTTCCTTATGATAGTGGGTTCTCAAATGATGAAAAAGTTTGGATAGACAAATTGAATCGTATTGGCATCGGGTATTTCAGGCCTTTAGTAGTAGCCGCATTGTCTTCGGAAAAAGACACAACGCCGGAAGAGCGCATTGTGCTGTTCAAATCCATCGAGCGGTTCCTTTTTGTATCATTCCGTCTCGGTGGTTTTCAGTCGAATTACCAGAGCAGCGTCTATTACAACAAGTCTCGTGATGTGTTAAGCGGTAATGTCTCTCTAGTTTCGATTTCTGAGGATTTGATTTCCACAGTGGATAATGATATGGCTTCTGCAATCAAAGCCTTTACCGCACGTACCAACAGACGGTTTGATTCTGGAGAGGGTTTCTACGGGTGGCGTGATTTACGCTATTTCCTTTACGAATACGAGTATGAAAAAGCCGTGAAGAATAACATTCAGAAAGTCGACTGGAGTATGTTCACGCGAGTTGAAAAAGATAAGGTAACCATAGAGCACATACTACCCCAAACGCCGGCGAAATGGTGTTGGCGCAATACCTACAGGATGTTCTCGGAGAGCGAGATAAAGCAACTGTCCGCTTCGCTTGGAAATTTGCTCCCGTTGTCCCAGAGTATTAATTCTTCGCTCCAAAACGATAGCTTTCAGGACAAAAAGAACTCAACAGCGGCAGGTAGAAGAGGTTATATAAATGGTTCTCATTCTGAGATAGAAGTTGCCCAAGAAGATGATTGGACAGCCCAAAACATCTTTAATCGTGGGCTGTCTCTTCTGAATTTCATGGAGAAACGCTGGCAGTTGCAATTTGGAAGTAATGAAAAAACTGAGTTGCTTCATGTATCATTTATAAATGACGGCCGTGAAGCGCCCGATGACATCCCCGAAACCGAGCCGACTCAGACAGCTGTAATCGAAACAACGAGGGAACTGTCCGACAGGCATTATCTCCGTTTTGATTTCTGGAGTAATTTTGTGAACTACTGTAGGGAAAAAGGGCGCGGCGAAGACATAGCTTCACGTAAACCTTCTACTGCTGATTGGTATGACGTCACAATAGGCAGCAGAAATTATCATATATTCTTTCAGCTTGTGCGGCAAAAAATATTACGCATCGGGCTATATGTTTATCGCCCTGAGGATTTTACCAGACTAGATTCTCGGAAGGGTGAAATAGAAGCCGCATATGGTTCTTCACTTGAATGGTATACCAGTCGACAAAAAAGTATAGCAAAGCGCATATTGCATTCTGTTGATGCAGATATTCATAATCCGAAGTTGTATCCGAAGAATTTTGCTTGGCTCATTGAACAGTACGATAAGTTACTGCGAGTTTTACAAATGGTCGACCCTGAAGGCTTTATAGAGGGGGATGCTCTTTAGAAAAATTGGGGTCAGGCGTTGACCTTGACATATATTTACATGAAAGATTTTCTTTCACTAAGATTTACGATTTTCAGGTTTGAATATTTTGCCATAGCTGTAAAATCTCTATCCCTGTGCAAAACAGGGATATTATAAAAAATGGCATGATATCCTATCAGGCAGTCATTGCTTTTTCTTATTGTTATGCCTTTCTTTTTTAGTGTTCTATATAACTCAGCGGCACCAATAGCAAATTCAAGGGGCTTTGTTTCTAGAAACTGATAAGAGAGTAATATATCTTTTGCAATCCTGTATTCTTTATCATTATTAAAACCCTGCAATATTTCCTGCAGGATAATAGAGCAAATATAGACAGGGTAATCTTCCTGAATTAAGGAATGCAACAGATCGGCTTCTTTGGTTTTTGTATCATTGAATAAATCAATCCACACGGAGGTATCAGCCAGCACACCATCCATTATATCTTCCTCATTTCATCAAGATCCCCTTCCCATTTAATCTTGCCCTTTAAACCCAGAATAGATTTTCTTTTTTTCTGGGCTATTAATTCTTTGAGGGCATACTCTACAATACCCTTCTTTGTCTTAATATGGGTCATTGACATGGCTGAATTTATTAATTTATCATCAATATCAAGGTTTGTTCTCATTTTTCCACCCCCATTAATATATGCAAGCATAATATAAAAATTACACATCAGGAAGCAAGGTATTTAAAAGGGTTAAATATTTCCCTACTGATCCTCAAAAGCCTATGGTCACCAGGATTTTTGACAGGATAAAGGGTGACACTGTCACCATGTCTCAAATCAATAGGAAT from Desulfatiglans sp. includes these protein-coding regions:
- a CDS encoding MATE family efflux transporter; its protein translation is MEKYTERLGTAPLGPLLIRLSLPGIAATIAGSLYNIVDTFWVARLGHEAIAALTIVFPYQILAMAVGMGTGTGIGALVSRYFGEKNINGVNLAAGQIFFLSVVWGLLFLIPPLFMPDTILRLLGATDNIMDMGRIYLVITAFGAPANVFIFLVGGLIRGSGDTVKPTVIMITASVINILLDPFLIIGIGPFPEMGIKGAALATVIAQCSGMAIGLYFIFAKRTAFRISALSLVPRWIILNRIYHVGAPASIQQLTESLAFILFNKVVSAYGSAPIAAVGLAMRLSDLAFMPIMGVANALLPVVGYNMGAGKEARLWKAIRLSSVGTAMLLIIFTIIIEIWTPEILAIFMKDPEVLKVTIPGMRIMLSALTFIGPSILFITAFQGLSMGGMALWLSLIRQFILFIPVLFLLEYLFGLTGIWLALPVSDVLSFHVVFYFLLREYRRRHKHSL
- a CDS encoding type II toxin-antitoxin system VapB family antitoxin, whose protein sequence is MRTNLDIDDKLINSAMSMTHIKTKKGIVEYALKELIAQKKRKSILGLKGKIKWEGDLDEMRKI
- a CDS encoding DUF4268 domain-containing protein, whose amino-acid sequence is MANELQSLSVLFQNRLFRIPDYQRGYAWKHEQLADFWEDLLNLHEDRYHYTGLLSLKTAIRKETHLWHEDEWLLDIGYKPFHVVDGQQRLTTFSILMYEITAFVKSLSDNKDKLDEEIFLGYESLKDIKAKYVLRKRPPQNIVTTYLFGYETDNPSSDYLKHKVFEEPFGGTVFETYYTKNLKYAKNFFGENLRAMYDTDGIAGIESLYKKLTLRLMFNLHEIEDDYDVFVAFETMNNRGKKLTNLELLKNRLIYLTTLFDDWQLDSKDKDQLRKNINDAWKEVYYQLGRNQNAPLSDDEFLRAHWITYFRYSRKGGDDYIRFLLGKFSAKNVFEKHAPVQENDDTVLMSDIEAGEDDETPEVQTEAEIQLVSKLTPKEISDYVNSLKLLAESWYYSFFPYDSGFSNDEKVWIDKLNRIGIGYFRPLVVAALSSEKDTTPEERIVLFKSIERFLFVSFRLGGFQSNYQSSVYYNKSRDVLSGNVSLVSISEDLISTVDNDMASAIKAFTARTNRRFDSGEGFYGWRDLRYFLYEYEYEKAVKNNIQKVDWSMFTRVEKDKVTIEHILPQTPAKWCWRNTYRMFSESEIKQLSASLGNLLPLSQSINSSLQNDSFQDKKNSTAAGRRGYINGSHSEIEVAQEDDWTAQNIFNRGLSLLNFMEKRWQLQFGSNEKTELLHVSFINDGREAPDDIPETEPTQTAVIETTRELSDRHYLRFDFWSNFVNYCREKGRGEDIASRKPSTADWYDVTIGSRNYHIFFQLVRQKILRIGLYVYRPEDFTRLDSRKGEIEAAYGSSLEWYTSRQKSIAKRILHSVDADIHNPKLYPKNFAWLIEQYDKLLRVLQMVDPEGFIEGDAL
- a CDS encoding PIN domain nuclease, with amino-acid sequence MDGVLADTSVWIDLFNDTKTKEADLLHSLIQEDYPVYICSIILQEILQGFNNDKEYRIAKDILLSYQFLETKPLEFAIGAAELYRTLKKKGITIRKSNDCLIGYHAIFYNIPVLHRDRDFTAMAKYSNLKIVNLSERKSFM